In one window of Laspinema palackyanum D2c DNA:
- the cas3 gene encoding type I-D CRISPR-associated helicase Cas3', translated as MSNEPLSIQLEARSIAACTSLPPELAFMGNALQHQVEVYERSRDHDLILALAPTGTGKTKGGLLTLLHQPTKSAVYIAPTNALITQQTEAAKNFLKEAGLDHVVIEASAAKIRQWPNTQVGARSGEKVYNLLRNPATIFPELGPKRPVLLVTNPDIFYYATFFAYNRLDRVNIASGFYTKFSTVIFDEFHLYDAKQLVGLLFYLAHSHIFRFFEQGRRVILLTATPEPACEVVFSNLEAQGVRIARIDGVGTSNLVPSQTAVNLELRSQPTKPEFIAELANEVVRRYQARPDCNGAVILDSLSVVTELYQALKAKGLGDRIGRITGPASATDRKWAMEQSIILATSTVDVGFNFERHPAPTRQNLDWLIFSARDRAAFWQRIGRVGRVLGKTETVIPSEAIGYLPDRAWEQGITNLDCSGGRSALAETLETIRCLDRPFWLAYWRSEAFLEIARPLLEMEEMLEKLPQHSLISELFESLRLSLGGKRTWSYYRSRIKDIRAARDLAKEPLKLVPGRRHFIQTFLKINCPEDWEEIQSGNAELEDIEKIFKSDPEAARHLKDFAAKWSASYQPIFQFRSGLFESLQIRDPQGLFLDRSSETYLDALHLLRYCNFVSDGEILEIQSPADPPYQVKFRLRYPRTIREFINEEMNKLNAFLGCKIQRVSGDAIAPMPFIESLEKEWFPGVIICPLKNGGPLYRLRQARIESFPITLNCNDGEKDYEFFPGLSGILALATEGVKLRLPDEQDFYCV; from the coding sequence ATGAGTAATGAACCCTTATCAATCCAGCTTGAAGCGCGCAGCATTGCCGCTTGTACTTCCTTGCCTCCGGAACTCGCTTTTATGGGGAATGCATTGCAGCATCAAGTGGAAGTCTACGAGCGATCGCGCGATCATGACTTGATTCTCGCACTCGCACCCACGGGGACTGGCAAAACGAAAGGCGGGTTATTAACCCTACTGCATCAACCGACCAAAAGTGCAGTCTATATAGCCCCCACCAATGCCTTAATTACCCAACAAACAGAAGCGGCTAAAAACTTTCTCAAAGAGGCGGGATTAGACCATGTGGTAATTGAGGCATCTGCCGCCAAAATTCGCCAATGGCCTAACACTCAAGTGGGGGCGCGTTCTGGAGAAAAAGTCTATAACCTGTTAAGGAATCCCGCTACAATTTTTCCAGAACTAGGCCCGAAACGTCCTGTTTTGCTGGTGACTAATCCCGATATTTTTTACTACGCCACCTTTTTTGCCTATAACCGACTCGATCGCGTCAATATTGCCAGTGGGTTTTACACCAAATTTTCTACGGTTATCTTTGATGAGTTTCATCTTTACGATGCGAAACAGTTAGTGGGATTACTGTTTTATTTAGCTCACTCCCACATTTTCAGATTTTTTGAACAGGGGCGGCGAGTGATTCTGCTCACTGCTACACCGGAACCTGCTTGTGAAGTGGTATTCAGTAATTTAGAAGCTCAAGGGGTCAGAATTGCCCGGATTGATGGGGTAGGAACATCAAATTTGGTCCCCTCGCAAACTGCGGTTAATTTAGAATTGCGATCGCAACCCACGAAACCGGAATTTATCGCTGAATTAGCCAATGAAGTGGTTCGGCGATACCAAGCACGACCGGATTGCAATGGGGCGGTCATTTTAGATTCTCTCTCTGTGGTGACTGAGTTGTACCAAGCTTTAAAAGCAAAAGGTTTAGGCGATCGCATCGGAAGAATTACCGGCCCTGCTTCTGCCACGGATCGGAAATGGGCAATGGAACAATCGATTATTTTAGCCACCAGTACAGTGGATGTGGGGTTTAATTTTGAACGGCATCCTGCACCGACTCGACAAAACTTAGATTGGTTGATTTTTTCAGCCCGCGATCGCGCTGCATTTTGGCAGAGAATTGGGCGAGTGGGGCGGGTATTGGGGAAAACTGAAACCGTTATTCCTTCAGAAGCGATCGGCTATTTACCCGATCGCGCATGGGAACAAGGGATTACCAACCTGGACTGTTCTGGCGGGCGATCGGCCCTCGCTGAAACTCTCGAAACCATTCGATGCCTAGATCGACCTTTTTGGCTGGCTTATTGGCGTTCTGAGGCATTTTTAGAAATCGCCCGTCCCCTCTTGGAAATGGAAGAAATGCTAGAAAAATTGCCCCAACATTCGCTCATTTCTGAACTGTTTGAGAGTCTGCGGTTAAGTCTGGGAGGCAAACGCACTTGGTCCTACTATCGTTCTCGAATTAAAGATATCCGGGCCGCCCGAGACTTAGCTAAAGAACCGCTTAAACTCGTACCGGGTCGAAGGCATTTTATCCAAACCTTTCTGAAAATTAACTGTCCGGAAGATTGGGAAGAGATTCAATCTGGAAATGCAGAACTTGAAGACATTGAAAAAATCTTCAAATCTGACCCCGAAGCGGCCAGACATTTAAAAGACTTTGCTGCCAAATGGAGCGCCAGCTATCAACCCATTTTCCAATTTCGCTCCGGGTTATTTGAGAGCCTCCAAATTCGCGATCCGCAGGGTTTATTTTTAGACCGCTCCTCTGAGACTTATTTAGATGCCTTACATCTATTACGCTATTGCAACTTTGTTTCCGATGGGGAAATCCTGGAAATTCAAAGTCCAGCAGATCCGCCCTATCAGGTGAAGTTTCGGTTGCGTTACCCGAGGACAATCAGGGAATTTATAAATGAAGAAATGAATAAGCTCAATGCCTTCTTAGGTTGTAAAATCCAAAGAGTTTCGGGTGATGCAATCGCCCCAATGCCCTTTATAGAAAGCCTGGAAAAGGAGTGGTTTCCAGGAGTTATTATCTGTCCACTCAAGAATGGCGGCCCCCTCTATCGGCTAC